One segment of Roseobacter litoralis Och 149 DNA contains the following:
- a CDS encoding glycosyltransferase family 2 protein, which produces MSDVAIVIPHYNDVTRLLRCLAALIPQAEAYRAEVIVVDNSSSQSLEPLRVSYPGLRIVTEPLKGAAAARNRGARDTTAAYLFFLDADCVPHPDWLETALNIRSTADVVGGRVSVFDETPAPRSGAEAFETVFAFDNRGYVENKGFSVTANLLTRRDVFEDVGEFVPGLSEDFDWCRRATGKGYSLVYDDTLHVSHPTRSDWAALHRKWQRINAESFGLIGTGVVARITWSLRGLAMPVSIVVHSMRILTTSRLHGMRERAAAFATLARLRIQRCGWMLRQALTGRA; this is translated from the coding sequence ATGTCTGACGTGGCGATCGTCATCCCGCACTATAATGACGTTACACGGTTGCTGCGTTGCCTCGCCGCATTGATACCACAAGCAGAAGCCTACCGGGCGGAAGTCATTGTGGTTGACAATAGCTCAAGCCAAAGCCTCGAGCCGCTGCGTGTATCCTATCCAGGCCTGCGCATCGTTACCGAACCCCTCAAGGGGGCAGCAGCCGCGCGCAATCGCGGTGCCCGTGATACCACAGCGGCCTATCTGTTCTTTCTGGATGCCGATTGTGTGCCGCATCCGGACTGGCTCGAAACCGCACTCAACATACGATCAACTGCCGATGTGGTAGGGGGGCGTGTCAGCGTTTTCGACGAAACCCCCGCTCCGCGCAGCGGTGCCGAGGCGTTCGAGACGGTGTTTGCCTTCGACAACCGAGGCTATGTAGAAAACAAGGGCTTTTCTGTGACTGCCAACTTGTTGACACGACGTGATGTCTTTGAAGATGTGGGGGAATTCGTACCTGGCCTCTCAGAAGATTTCGACTGGTGCCGACGCGCCACTGGCAAAGGCTATAGCCTAGTCTATGACGACACGCTACATGTCAGTCATCCCACCCGCTCGGACTGGGCAGCACTCCATCGCAAGTGGCAGCGCATAAATGCCGAAAGTTTTGGGCTGATTGGAACGGGGGTTGTTGCACGCATCACATGGAGCCTACGCGGTCTTGCGATGCCGGTCAGTATCGTGGTGCACAGTATGCGAATCCTGACGACGTCTCGACTGCATGGCATGCGAGAAAGAGCCGCTGCCTTTGCTACCCTAGCAAGATTGCGCATCCAACGCTGCGGTTGGATGCTACGTCAGGCTCTGACAGGACGCGCCTGA